The genomic DNA CGCGACGCAAGGCTGGCGAGCAACGCCTCGCGGACGCAGGCGCGGACCGCTGCACCGACTTCGGTCGCGCTGCCGGCGAACGGCTCGGGCGTGTCGCCGGACGGACAACCGACAGCGACGGCGTCGCTCGTCGTGCCGGTACAGCCGGCGACCGCCGACAGCGTCGCGGTTTTGGCCTCGACAGCCGTCGCCAGCAGGCCGGCCAACCCCCCATCGGAAAGCGGCCGTCTCGTGCCGACGACGATGTTGACAGTCCCCGGTCGCCACTCGCGGTCGGCCCCGTCGGTTCGTCCGTCGTCGGCCGACGCCGCCATCGGCAACGTCGCCGGGTTCGATAGCCCGGCGGTCACGACAGCGACGACGGGGCCGAGACGGCCGCCGCGGGCGTGCTGCTGGTTGACCCCGGTCAGCAGCGTCGGCCCCGCCGGTGGCTCACCAAGCCGTTCGGCGGCGTATGCATCGAGGTCGGTCCGCCCAAACCCGTCGGGAACCGTGAGGTTGTGGGCAGCATCAGCGACAGTGTAG from Natronomonas pharaonis DSM 2160 includes the following:
- a CDS encoding adenosylcobinamide amidohydrolase — translated: MFDFERTSDRLTVREPGTRWLSNGFDGGYTVADAAHNLTVPDGFGRTDLDAYAAERLGEPPAGPTLLTGVNQQHARGGRLGPVVAVVTAGLSNPATLPMAASADDGRTDGADREWRPGTVNIVVGTRRPLSDGGLAGLLATAVEAKTATLSAVAGCTGTTSDAVAVGCPSGDTPEPFAGSATEVGAAVRACVREALLASLASRYEDGPPAPADAEHGVETDDRAAVFQP